The stretch of DNA CGGCGGCGGCCCAGGCGAACCGGGTGGCGTCGATGCCGAGTTCCTCCAGGCGGGCGACGAGGCCGCCGCCGCGGGCCGAGCGGTTCAGGGCGCGCAGTTCTGCGGCCTGGGCCTCGACCGGTTCGAGTTCGCTGTCGCGCACCTTGGCGAGCAGCTCGACGGTCTCGTACGGGTTGCCGCCGGTGACCGCCCAGACCTCGCGGCAGAACGGGGCGTCGGCGTGCGGGCCGAGGGCGGTGCGGGTGAGTCCGGCGGTCGCCTCGGGGGTCAGGGCGCTCAGGGTGTGTACACCGGCGGCGGCGACGGCCGCGTCCAGGCACCGGGCGCCCTCGCCGCCGAACTCGCCGGGCCGGCGGGTCACCACGAGCAGTACGGGCAGGTCCTTCAGGCGCTCGGCGAACGCGGCGAGCCAGCGCAGCGTCTCCACGTCGGCCCAGTGGGCGTCGTCGATCAGCAGCACCAGCGGCCACTCGCGCTCGGCCAGCCGGCGCACGGCGGCGACCAGTCCGTCGCACACGCCCTGCGGGTCGGCCTGCCCGTCCCGGGGTTCCGCGATGCCGAGGGCGGGGCCGGCGATGTGGTACCAGTCGCCGAGGTATTCGCGGGCCTCCTCGGGCATCAGCGACAGGAGCGCGGGCTGGAGCAGCTGCCGCACCACGTTGAAGGGGACGGAGCGCAGGGTCTCCCCGCCGCGCGCCGACCACACCGCGCAGCCGTGGTCACCGGCGATACGGCGGATCTCGGTCAGCAGGGCGGTCTTGCCGAGACCGGCCTCCCCCTCCAGGACCAGCAGCCCTCCCGAGGACGCGCGGTCGGCGCACAGGACGTCGATCGCGCGTACGACGGCGGCGAGTTCCTCGTCACGCTCCCACAGCGAGCCCGAGGCGGCCGTGCCCGGCCGTACCTCCGTCATCCCGCTACCTCCCCAAGTCGCCCGACGGCATGCAGACTTCGAGCGTAGCCCCCGAGCGGCCGATGCGGCGGCCCGTCCCGACACCTGTTGCCTCGACGGGTGACCTGCGGTAAAGACTGCCGCGCCGGGAGCCGGACCGGGGTCCTCTCATCGGGCTTTCACCGACGCCTCATACGGTAGGCACATGACGCAGGTGACTCCTCCCGGGTGGTACCCCGACCCCGGGCAGACAAGTGACGGCCCCGCCACCGAGCGCTGGTGGGACGGCAGGGCATGGACGGACCAGACCCGTCCCGTCGGATCGGCCGCCGTGTGGGGTCCCCCGGGGCAGCAGACGGCCCCCGGGCCGTACCCGGCCCAGCAGGGGTATCCGGGGTACCCGGGCTATCCGGCGTACCCCGGACATCCAGGCCGGCCGCCCGCCTCCGGGCGCCGCGGCCTGCGTATCGGTATCGCCGTCGCGGTGGCGGCCGCGGTGCTGGCGAGCATCGGCGTCGGCGTGTACGCGCTGGCCAACGACGTCAGCGGCAAGGACAGCCGTGCCGGGTCGTCCCGGCAGGGCCCGGACGACCGGGGCGGCACGGGCGAGGAACGCGGCCCCTTCGGCGGCCCGGACGGGGGCTCGGGCGACTCCGGTGGGTCCGGCGGGTCCGGTGGCGGGCCGTCCGAGGCGCCGAAGATCAAGAGCGGCTCGGTGACCGACGCGGTCAGCGGCATCAGCCTGCCCGTGCCCGACGGCTGGTACGGCCAGGAGTTGGGGGTGGGCGCCCAGGTCACGTCGAACGATTCCTACAAGTGCCCCGGCGACACCTCCAAGGACTGCACCAAGGGCGGCGCCTACTCGGCTCCCGCGCTCGCACTGGGCGTCCGTGGGAGCACGCCCGAGCAGGTCGCCAAGGCCGACATATCGGCGAACGCCGAGGACTCCTACGGAGGCGAGGCCTACGGCGGCATCACATCCCACCAGGTGCTGGCCTCCAAGGCGGTGACCGTGGCCGGGCAGAAGGGCTACCTGGTCCGCTGGAAGGCCGTCACCCGCAAGGGCGCGGACGGGTACGTGGAGTCGCTGGCCTTCCCCTCGCCCCACGACTCCCGGCAGCTCGTCGTCGTCCGCTTCGGCCTCGACGTCGGGGAGCCGCAGTCCGTGATCGACGACATCACCCGGGGCATCGAGCCCTCCTCGGGCGGTGGCAACGGCCAGAGCGTCTGAGCCGACGCCGGAGCCGGCGTCCGAGTCGTACCCGGATCCGAAGTGACCGGGCGGGGCACCTCTCCGCTCCAGAGGTACCCCGCCCGGCCGGGGGTGTGCGCCGCCCCCGTCCCCACGGTGCGGCGCGGACAGGTCACCGCCCGGTCATCCCGGGGACGGTGGCCTGAGTCGTGAACCGAGGCCCAGTGCGGGCAGCACCGCGGCCTCCAGGAACCGGACCACGTAGTCCGGGTCGGCGTACTCCCCCTCCAGCACGGGCCGGATGCGCAGGACGCCGAACAGCTGCGCGGGCACGAACTCCAGTGCCGGATTGTCCGCGCGGACCTCGCCGCGCTCCACCCCGAGCCGCAGGATCTCCCGCAGCGCGGCGATCTCCGGCTCGACCAGCGTCTCGCGCAGCGCCCGCTTCAGCTCGGGGTCCAGCGTGATCGCGTGCCCGAGCGCCTGGAGGAGGCGGGTGTCCCGGCCCGACCACTCGCCCGTGGCCAGTGCGACCCGCCGCAGGTCCTCGGCGAGCGAGCCGGTGTCGATGCCGGCGAAGCGGCAGCGGCCGCTGGACCGCAGGGCGGCCGCCACGAACTGCGGCTTGGTCCGCCACTGCCGGTAGAGCGTGGACTTGCTGCACCGGGTGCTGGCGGCGACTCCCTCCATGGTGACGGCGTCGTAGCCGTGCTCGCGGATCTGTTCGAGCACGGCGTCGAAGAACTCCTGCTCACGCTCCGGCGTGAGCTTGGAGCGGCGCGGGGCGACAACCGTCTCCGGCTCGTCCGCGGCCTGCGATGTCATCGCTGCGCTCCTCACTCGTGTCCCGGGAGTTCAGGCCCGGACTCCGGGCCGCTCTCCAGTGTGGCGAAGGTCCATCGATACGACAGTGTACCGGTACGCGTGCGTATCGGTACACTGTCGTATCGGTACGCTCTCGTGTCGATGTACCGTACATCGACATGGGTGCGGACAGCACCACCCGACGCACCACCATGAGAGAGGGCCTGGCATGACACCCGGAAGCGAGGCCGCCGAAACGGAGCCCGACGGACCGGCGCGGCGCCCGCTCGCCCGCGAGTCCCGGCCGGCCGAGGGGAACGCCCCGGCGGGGGCGGGCCGGTGAACGCGGCCCTGACGGCCGTCGTCCTGTCGCTGTTCTCGGCCGTCGCCTACGCGACCGCCGCGGTCGCCCAGGAACGGCTTGCCGCGCGCACCCGCGGAACGGGTGTGCGCGGACTGCTCCGCGCCGGCACCTGGTGGTGGGCCGTCGCACTGAACGGATCGGCGGCCCTGCTGCACGTGGCGGCCCTGAAGTACGGTCCGCTCACCGTGGTCCAGCCGCTCGGCGCGCTCACCCTGGTGGCCGCCGTGCCGCTGGGGGCGCGGATGGCCGGGCGACGGGTCGCGGCGGCGGAGTGGCGGGGCACCGCGTGCACGCTGCTCGGACTGGCCGCCCTGCTCCTCGCGGCCTCCGGGCCGGCCCCGGTACGCGTGCTGAGCCCCCTCGAGGCACTGTCGGTGGCGGGTGCCACGGCCGTTCTGATCGGCGCGCTGTCACGGCCCGGCGCGCGACCGGGCCTGCGGCACGCGACCGCGTCGGGGGTCGCCTCGGGCGTGGCCTCCGCGCTGACCCAGACGGTGACGGTGGCCGCCACGGACCACTCCGGCCCCCTGCTCAGCGCCCACGTCATCATGGTGGCGCTGCTCGTCGCGGCCTTCGCGACCGGTGGCCTGCTGCTGTCGCAGACCGCCTACCGGGACGGCCTCGGCGCCCCGCTCGCGGTGCTGACACTGACCAACCCGGCGGCGGCCGCGCTGATCGGGCTCACCCTGCTGGGCCAGGGGCTGAGGGGCGGCGCGACGGGCGTGCTGCTGGCGTCGGCGGGCGCGGCCCTCGCCTCCTGGGGGGTCGTGGCGCTCTCTCGGGCGACCCCGCGACCCACGGACGCCAACCCCGTACCGGGCCCGGAGCACATCGCACCGGGCGGCGACCCGGACCATCCCGTGGCCGCCGTGCTCGCCCTGGAGACGGAACCGCCCGCGCAGGAACCCGCGCTGCCGTCCCGGCCGTTGGGACCGGGACACCTCACCCCGCTGTGACCGGCGGTCAGTTCCAGCCGCGCGAGTCCTGCTTGAGCGCCGTGTCGACGGTCAGCGCCGTGGCGACCACCAGGCTCAGCAGCGGCTCGGGCAGCTGGTAGTGGATCTGCAGGACGTAGTTGTCGGCGGTCGTGAACATCGTCTTGGCCAGGCCCTCCCAGGTCTTGGTGATCCGGGCGACCTCGTTGTCGGCGTGGTCGACGATGGCGAAGTTCCAGGCGCGCCAGTTCTCCGCCTTGATCGCGCCGACCTGCTGCCCGTTCACGTTCATCGCGAAGTTGATCTTGCCGAAGACGTTCTGCTGGACGATCTCACCGATCTCCGAGCCGTCCGGACGGGACACCACCACCCGCGACTTGAAGACCTTCGCCGGCCGGGTGAGCACCAACTGGGGCGTGCCGTAGGCGTCGCGGATCTCGAGCCTGTGCGTCATGAACTGGTCGAGGCTGGAGACGAACCGCATCGCCTTCTTCAGCGCGCTCTGCCCGACCTCGGTGACCGTGCCGATCCGGCTGCCGTGCTGGTCGAAGACCTCGTACTCGTTGGTCAGCTCGATCAGTTTGGCCTTCTGGTTCACCACGAGCACCGGCTCGCTGAACAGCGAGCCGCCGCCCTGGGCGCCCGGAGCGACCCCGGCCTGGTGCTGGACCTGCCGCTGCACGCGGGGGTCGTGGGCAGCCGGCTGCGGCGGCACCTGCTGCGCGACGTGGGCCTGCTGGTCGGCGTGGGTGTGCTCCGTCCACTGGGAACCGTCCCAGTAACGCAGCGTCTGGGCCGCTCCGTGCGGATCCGGGTACCAACCTGCCGGTGTGTTCGAATACGTACTCACCGGCGCACACTACCGCCGGGCAGGCGGAACCCATGCGCGTGAGTGATGCACGCCACACATTGACCTGTGGATTTCTGGGCAACCCTTCACGGCCCTCGGCGATCTCCTTTGCGAATACATTGGCCACTTTATTTTCGAGGATCGCATGAAGATTCGCCGCTCTCTGGCGCTCGCAGCAGCCACGGCAGCCATCACACCCGCTGTGCTTCTTGCGGCCCCCGCCGCCTTCGCCACGGGCTCTCCGACCCCGGCGGTCACCGAGACGACCGAGGGCGGCTCCACCGGCGCCGACGGCCAGACCGCCGAGCCCGAGGACACGTCCAAGAGCGCCGACGACACCACCGAGGCCGAGGACCCGTCGAAGAGCGCCGACGACACCACCACCGGCGACGACAACAAGTCGGACGACACCGGCGAGAAGTCCGCGAACACGGGGTCCGACTCGAAGGACGCGGGCACCACCGACAAGGAGTCGGCCACCCCCACCCCCAGCGCCTCGCCGTCCGAGACGCCGGGCCCCCAGGCGTGCAAGGAGGGCAAGGAGCAGAAGCAGGACAAGAACCTGCGCACCAGCCTGACCGGCCTGCCCTCGAAGGTCGTCGCGGGCAGCGGGTTCCACAACTTCAAGCTGAACGTCACGAACTCCGGCGACAACTCCTACAAGCGCGTCGACATGGGCGTGTTCGCGGCCCTGGTCGGGGAGAAGGAGTTCACCGACGAGAGCAGCCACCTCACCCTGCAGTTCAAGGACCCGGTCACCGGCACGTGGGAGAACATCTCCCTGGACGAGAGGGATGACGCCATCGGTTACGTCGGCTACACCGACGTCAAGCCGAAGGAGTCCTTCTCCATCGACCTGCGTCTGAACGTGGACAAGAAGGCCCCGGCCGGCATGGGCGTCGCAATCTCCATCGGCATGTACGCCGATGACAAGGGCAACTGTGTCTTCGCCACCGACGACGACTTCTACCTGTTCGACGTCCTCGCGGCCGGCACCAACGCGGGCAAGCCCGCCGACGCCAAGCCGCAGGGCGGCCGGAAGCCGCTGCCGGCCAAGCCCGCCGGCGACAAGCAGATCGTCCCGCAGGGCCACCTCGCCGAGACCGGCTCCAGCTCGGCGCTGCCGATGATCGCGCTCGCGGGCGGTGCCGCGGTCGCCGTCGGCGCGGGCGCCGTGTTCGTCGTGCGTCGCCGCAAGGCCGGCAGCGGCGCTGCCACGGCCTGATTCGCGTCCCTGACGCGCTGAATCACGAGGGCCGCACCCGCGAGAGCGGGTGCGGCCCTTCGCCGTCGGTGTCCGGCCGGATGCCGGGCGGGCTCGGCGCCGTACCGGCACGCCCGCCCTACCCGTAGGACAAGTTGGAGCACAGGTCGTCGTCGGCCGAGCGGGCGTCCGCCGCCACCGACGTGGGCACGGAGGTCGGCTCGGCCGAGGCACCGTCCGCGGCGGCCGTGAAGTCCTCACCCAGGACCACGTTGATGCCCGGGCCGGTCAGGGCCTGGAGTTCGGCCCCGGGGAAGAGCTTGGCGACCGTCTCGGCCTCGGCCTGTCGGCCGGGACCGTACTGGATGATGGTGATGGCGTGGTTCTGGCTGCCCGCGTTCTCGGTGCCGGTGACGGTGAAGCCGCGGCCGGTGAGGACGGAGGCGCCGCGGGTGGCGAGGCCGGGGGTGGTGGTTCCGTTGTAGACACCCACGTCGATGCCCTTCCCCAGGTCGCCCTGACCGGCGTCCGGGGATGCGGAGGCAGCCGCCTTGCCCTTCTTGCTCTTCTTGCCGCCCGCGTCCTTGCCGTCGATGGTGCGGTCGGCCCTGAGCGCGGCCCACAGCTCCGAGGCGTCCGGCTCCACGATGGCGACCCGCGCCCCCTCATAGCGCCACGGGATGGTGACGAACTTGGTGTTGTGCAGGTCGACGTCCTTCAGCGACATCGCGAACGACAGCAGCTTGTCGGCCGAGCCCAGACCGGGGTCCACGGTGAGCGACTTGGTGGCGGCATCGGCGAGGGGGAACAGCTTGGTCGGGGTGAACCCGTCGGCCTTGACCTTCTTGATGAGGCTGGCGACGAACGCCTGCTGGCGCTTGATCCGGCCTATGTCGGAGCCGTCGCCGATGCCGTGCCGGATCCGGACCCAGTCCAGCGCCTGCTTCCCGGAGACCTTCTGCTCGCCCTTGCTGAACAGCAGCGAGCCGCGGCTGGCCCGGTTGGGGTTGAGGTCCTTCTGGTAGATGTCCTGCGGCACGCACACCGGCACCCCGCCCACCACGTCGGTGAGCGCGGCGAATCCCTTGAAGTCGACGACGACGGTGTGGTCCACGCGCAGCCCGGTGAGGTGCTCGACGGTGTTCTGGCTGCAGGCGGGGTTGCCCTCGGCGGTGTTGCCCACGGAGTACGCGGCGTTGAACATCGTGTTCGGCCGCGACTCGGTCCAGCCGCCGTCGGGGAGCTTGCAGGGCGGGATGGTGACCAGGGTGTCCCGGGGGATGGACACGGCGAGGGCGTGCCGATGGTCGGCGTAGACGTGCAGCAGGAACGCGGTGTCGGAGCGGCCGATGTCGTCCTTGCTGCCGCCGCCGAGCGCGTCGTTGCCGCCCACGCGCGCGTCGGAGCCGATGACCAGGACGTTCTCGCCCTTGGACGAGCCGGCCTCGGGCCGGTTGTCGGACAGGCCGTCGGCGCCGAAGGTGTTGATGTTGCCGTTGAGCTTCAGATAGAGCCAGCCCAGACCCGCCGTGCCGAGCACCACCAGGGACAGCGCCATGACGAGGGCCGTCCGTCCGCGACTGCGTCCGCCGCGGCCGCCGGAGGCGCGGCGGCGGGAGCCGCCCCGGCGCTGGGGCGGGACGCCCTTGCTCCGGCGGCGCGAAGGAGCGGTCTTGTGGCTGGTCGTCATGCGCGCACCCTCATCCGTCGTACTCGTACAGAGGGGACGACTGACCCCACCCAATGGTTGTACGTTTGCGCAATGTAGCAATAGTCGATGAGGGGGATCCGCGACGGGGTGTGCGGCCGGCCCGCACCCCGATCCGGCGGGACGGTCAGGGACTGGCCACGTCGAAGCCGTATCGCAGGGGCTCGCCCTTCACGCGCGGGTCGCGGCGGTAGACGTACACCGCCTCCACGCGTACGCCGTCCCGCGACGCCTCCGCCTGACAGGGGAACGACACCTGAAGCACCCACGGCCGCCCGGCGACCTTGACCCGCATACCGTCCGCCGGCCCGCCCGCGAGCACCGCGGCCTCCCGCCCCATCACGCCACCACCAGATTCCATGGGGACAGTTTAAGGGTTGCGCAATTGTTGACCCGAGGGGAATTCCCGCCCACCGGGGCTTCGGGGCGGGGAGCCGTCGGACCCATGATCCGCCATCCCCCTTGCCCCGCTGGCGAATTGGGGACCTGACCGGGGAAGATGGGCGGCGTGAGTCATCCTGCCGACATCGTCATGGTCTTCGACCGGGACGAGGAACTTGCCGTCTTCCCCTCTCTCCGGGCCGCGGAGGACGGGCTGGAGGCCATGGACGTGGTGGACGGGGAGTACACGGCCTTCACCGCCGAGGGGCGCCTCGTCGACCTGCGCGCCCCGGACGGCGAGGAAGGCCTGGTCCTGGCCGCGCTCACCGACGAGGACGGCCGGAAGGACCTGGAGCGCCACCTGGCCCGCTTCTGGGCCCGCCGTCCCGGCCGAGCCCCGCTGGGCCCCGAGGACACCGCCCGCCTCCTGCTGGTCGGCGGGCCACGGGCCACGGGCCGCGGACCACGCCGGCTCCGGAACCCGTTCCGGCGCGGTCGCGCGCCGCACTCCTGACGGGACGGCGGACGACCACGATGACAGCACGTTCCGCGCGGCCGGGGCCGCGGGCCCA from Streptomyces sp. 6-11-2 encodes:
- a CDS encoding DUF2510 domain-containing protein, encoding MTQVTPPGWYPDPGQTSDGPATERWWDGRAWTDQTRPVGSAAVWGPPGQQTAPGPYPAQQGYPGYPGYPAYPGHPGRPPASGRRGLRIGIAVAVAAAVLASIGVGVYALANDVSGKDSRAGSSRQGPDDRGGTGEERGPFGGPDGGSGDSGGSGGSGGGPSEAPKIKSGSVTDAVSGISLPVPDGWYGQELGVGAQVTSNDSYKCPGDTSKDCTKGGAYSAPALALGVRGSTPEQVAKADISANAEDSYGGEAYGGITSHQVLASKAVTVAGQKGYLVRWKAVTRKGADGYVESLAFPSPHDSRQLVVVRFGLDVGEPQSVIDDITRGIEPSSGGGNGQSV
- a CDS encoding TetR/AcrR family transcriptional regulator, with the translated sequence MTSQAADEPETVVAPRRSKLTPEREQEFFDAVLEQIREHGYDAVTMEGVAASTRCSKSTLYRQWRTKPQFVAAALRSSGRCRFAGIDTGSLAEDLRRVALATGEWSGRDTRLLQALGHAITLDPELKRALRETLVEPEIAALREILRLGVERGEVRADNPALEFVPAQLFGVLRIRPVLEGEYADPDYVVRFLEAAVLPALGLGSRLRPPSPG
- a CDS encoding phospholipid scramblase-related protein: MSTYSNTPAGWYPDPHGAAQTLRYWDGSQWTEHTHADQQAHVAQQVPPQPAAHDPRVQRQVQHQAGVAPGAQGGGSLFSEPVLVVNQKAKLIELTNEYEVFDQHGSRIGTVTEVGQSALKKAMRFVSSLDQFMTHRLEIRDAYGTPQLVLTRPAKVFKSRVVVSRPDGSEIGEIVQQNVFGKINFAMNVNGQQVGAIKAENWRAWNFAIVDHADNEVARITKTWEGLAKTMFTTADNYVLQIHYQLPEPLLSLVVATALTVDTALKQDSRGWN
- a CDS encoding LAETG motif-containing sortase-dependent surface protein → MKIRRSLALAAATAAITPAVLLAAPAAFATGSPTPAVTETTEGGSTGADGQTAEPEDTSKSADDTTEAEDPSKSADDTTTGDDNKSDDTGEKSANTGSDSKDAGTTDKESATPTPSASPSETPGPQACKEGKEQKQDKNLRTSLTGLPSKVVAGSGFHNFKLNVTNSGDNSYKRVDMGVFAALVGEKEFTDESSHLTLQFKDPVTGTWENISLDERDDAIGYVGYTDVKPKESFSIDLRLNVDKKAPAGMGVAISIGMYADDKGNCVFATDDDFYLFDVLAAGTNAGKPADAKPQGGRKPLPAKPAGDKQIVPQGHLAETGSSSALPMIALAGGAAVAVGAGAVFVVRRRKAGSGAATA
- a CDS encoding LCP family protein, which encodes MTTSHKTAPSRRRSKGVPPQRRGGSRRRASGGRGGRSRGRTALVMALSLVVLGTAGLGWLYLKLNGNINTFGADGLSDNRPEAGSSKGENVLVIGSDARVGGNDALGGGSKDDIGRSDTAFLLHVYADHRHALAVSIPRDTLVTIPPCKLPDGGWTESRPNTMFNAAYSVGNTAEGNPACSQNTVEHLTGLRVDHTVVVDFKGFAALTDVVGGVPVCVPQDIYQKDLNPNRASRGSLLFSKGEQKVSGKQALDWVRIRHGIGDGSDIGRIKRQQAFVASLIKKVKADGFTPTKLFPLADAATKSLTVDPGLGSADKLLSFAMSLKDVDLHNTKFVTIPWRYEGARVAIVEPDASELWAALRADRTIDGKDAGGKKSKKGKAAASASPDAGQGDLGKGIDVGVYNGTTTPGLATRGASVLTGRGFTVTGTENAGSQNHAITIIQYGPGRQAEAETVAKLFPGAELQALTGPGINVVLGEDFTAAADGASAEPTSVPTSVAADARSADDDLCSNLSYG